The genomic segment CGAAACGCTCCCCCCGACGTAGGCCGGAAAATCAAGGAATTACGCAGTCACCGGCATCTGACCCTGGAACAACTTGCCCAGGCGTCGGGAGTCTCCAAATCCATGTTATCCCAAATCGAACGCGGCCGGACCAACCCGACGGTCGCAACACTGTGGAGCCTGACCGGTGCGCTGGGCGTGGCACTCAGCGATCTTCTGGATAGCGGCAGCGACGGCCCCGACCGCCATGACATCGAGGTGCTGAAAACCCACCAGACCCCGGAAATCCAAAGCGCCGACGGAAAATGTTCCTTACGTATTCTTGGGCCCATCGACCTCGTCTCCCGCACGGAATGGTATGACATGACCCTGGAACCAGGGGGAATTCTCGAATCCGAGGCCCATGCGCCAGGAACGCGGGAACATCTGACGGTTCTACAGGGCCGGCTCAGGGTAAGCAATGGCATCCGTCATCAGGATTTGGAGAAAGGGGATACCGCCCGGTATGATGCCGACACGCCCCATGCCATTGAAAATCCGGGAAACAAGCCGGCGCGAGCCATCTTGATGGTTCTGACCGCATAGGATGTGCCCTTGTGCCCGGCGGGCAGCAGAAAACACAATATAGTGAACTATATATCTATTATATTGAACTTTTCAATATCCTATATTATACCCTTATCGTTAAGGCGGTTTCTTTTTTCGGGCGATCAGGCAGGTTGTCCTCATATAAGGCGCGCCGCACAATCATCGCAAGGCAAGACTTTTAAGGCGGGAAAAACGAATGAGTGAAAAATACACAACATATCTGAGAGGGCAGCTTGAGGCCCTGAAAGAGGCCGGGTTGTACAAACGGGAACGCACCATTACGAGCCCGCAACAGGCCGTGGTCCGGGTGGCGGAACAGGCCGGTCAGGACTTTATCAATTTTTGCGCCAACAATTATCTGGGACTGGCCAATGATCCGCGGCTGGTGGCGGCAGCGAAACAGGCCTTGGATGACTATGGCTATGGCATGTCGTCCGTACGTTTCATCTGCGGCACCCAGTCCATTCATAAGGAACTGGAACGGAAGCTGGCCGATTTTCTGGGCACGGAAGATGTGATTCTCTATCCCAGTTGTTTTGACGCCAATGCCGGACTGTTTGAAGCACTGCTCGGAGAAGAAGACGCCATCATTTCCGATGCGCTCAATCACGCCAGCATCATCGACGGGGTGCGGCTGTGCAAGGCCAAACGTTTCCGTTATGCCAATAATGACATGCAGGCACTGGAAGACTGTCTGAAACAGGCACAAGACTGCCGGTTCCGGCTGATTGCCACGGACGGGGTATTTTCCATGGACGGTATCCTCGCTAATTTGCCGGCCATTTGCGACCTGGCCGAAAAATACGATGCCCTGGTGATGGTGGATGACAGCCACGCCGTGGGTTTCATGGGCGAAAGCGGCGCCGGCACCCCGGAATTCTGGGGCGTTCAGGACCGGGTACATATCCTGACCGGTACATTGGGCAAGGCCATGGGCGGCGCGTCCGGCGGCTATACCGCAGCCCGCCGGGAAATCGTGGACTGGCTACGGCAGCGTTCCCGTCCCTATCTGTTTTCCAATACCCTGGCGCCGGTAATCGCCGCCACCAGTTGTACGGTGATTGACATGCTGAAGGAAAGTGGGGAACTGCGCCGCAGACTGCATGACAATGCCCGCTACTTCCGGACCCGGATGGAAGAGGCCGGCTTTACCCTGGCCGGGGCGGATCACCCCATCATCCCGGTGATGCTGGGCGATGCGCGCCTGGCGGGCGAGATGGCTGACCGGTTGCTCGAAGAAGGCATTTTTGTCATCGGCTTTTCCTATCCGGTGGTACCCCGCGGCGAAGCCCGCATCCGCACCCAGATGTCCGCCGCCCACACCTTTGAACAGATTGACAAGGCCGTGGACGCCTTTGTCCGCATCGGACGGGAGCTTGGGGTCCTCAACGGAGAAGGACAGAAGAAATGAAAGCGCTGGTCAAAGCCAAGGCCGAAGAAGGCATCTGGCTGGAAGACATTCCGGAGCCGGAAATCGGTCCCAACGACGTGCTGGTCAAGGTGCGCAAGACCGCCATTTGCGGCACCGACATTCACATTTACAACTGGGACAAATGGGCGCAGGACACCATCCCTGTGCCCATGCAGGTCGGCCATGAATTTTGTGGCGAGATTGTTGACATGGGGTCCGAGGTTCAGGGGCTTGCCCTCGGCCAGCGGGTGTCAGCCGAGGGACATGTGACCTGTGGCCATTGCCGCAACTGCCGCGCCGGCAAACGCCATCTGTGCCGCAACACCGAAGGCATCGGCGTCAATCGGCCGGGGGCCTTTGCCGAATATATTGCCGTGCCGGCGGTCAATATCTGCCCGCTGCCGGACAGCATCAGCGACGATCTCGGGGCCATCCTCGACCCTTTCGGCAATGCGGCCCATACCGCACTCAGCTTTGATCTGGTGGGCGAGGATGTGTTGATTACCGGCGCCGGCCCCATCGGCATCATGGCCGTGGCCATTGCCCGGCATGTGGGCGCACGCAATGTGGTGGTTACCGATGTCAATGATTACCGGCTTGGCATCGCCAAACAGATGGGCGCAACGCGCGCGGTCAATGTCACCCGGCAGAATTTGCGGGATGTAATGGCAGACCTGCATATGCATGAAGGCTTTGATGTGGGGTTGGAAATGTCGGGGGTACCGGCCGCCTTTGGCGATATGCTGGAAACCCTCAATCACGGCGGCAAGGTGGCGCTTCTGGGCCTTTTGCCGCAGGATACCGGGGTGAACTGGAATCACGTCATCTTCAAGGGGCTGGAGATTCACGGCATTTACGGCCGAAAAATGTTTGAAACCTGGTACAAGATGATCGCCATGCTGGAAAGCGGCCTTGATCTCAGCCCGGTGCTGACCCATCATTTCGAAATTTCAGAGTTCCAGGAAGGCTTTGATGTGATGCGGTCTGGCCATTCGGGCAAGGTCATTCTCGACTGGCAAACACGGTGATTTTCCGACGACGGGCGCTTTGGCGCCCTTCCGCGGCCCGACAGGCAAAAAATCAAAACAGACTATTGACGACAGCACACCATCAGGTGTAAATGAGGCACCTTCAAAGGTCGGGGAGTAGCTCAGCCTGGTAGAGCACTACGTTCGGGACGTAGGGGCCGGAGGTTCGAATCCTCTCTCCCCGACCATTTTCTCCTCTCTTTACAGATTACAAAACTGCACAGATTACAAAACTGCTAGAGTGAATTGTAAGTAGGTTGGCTCAATTCACCCTAAATGACGCGGTCATCAATTCACTCTATATCATGATATCATGACATCACGGTCAGATGGGGCGGGAAGGTAACTCGGGCCGTCGTCCCTTTGTTCGGGAGGCTCTCCAGGAAAAGTTCGCCCCCCTGCAATTCCACAAACGCCTTGACCAGGGGCAATCCCAGTCCTGTGCCCTGGTAACTGCGGGTCAGATAGGATTCAATCTGACCAAAAGGCTCAAGCGCCACCTTGATCTCTTCCGCCGACATGCCGATCCCCGTATCGGAAACGGAAATGGTCATCCCGGCCCCTTCATCGTAAACCGCCCTGATCTTTACGTGCCCGCCGGGGGGCGTGTATTTGATGGCGTTGACCAGAAGGTTGATCATCACCTGTTTCATCAATCTCTCATCAGCCACCAGACCAGGCAACGGCTCCGCCACATCACTTTCCACCGTCAGGTTTTTTTGCTGCGCCGTTTCCTTGGTCAACCGGATCACCTGGGGCACCAGCTCATCAATCCAAACCGTCTCCTCATGCACGTCGAACTTGCCGGCTTCCACCTTCGACAGATCAAGGATATCATTGATAATCTGTAAGAGATGAATGCCGCTTTCATTGATGTCGCGGGCATATTCGGCATATTTTTCGGGGCCGATTTTATTATGGGCCGGGTTTTTGAGAATGTCGGAAAAGCCGATAATCGCATTAAGCGGCGTTCTCAGCTCATGGGACATCTGCGCCAGAAACTTCGATTTCGCCCGGTTGGCCTTTTCCGCCTGAAACAAGGCCCGCTCCAGCCGCGCCTGGATGTCATACCGGTCTATCAGGAACCTGATTCGCTGCGCGGTGAATAAAGCCACCACCACAATCAGAAAAATTCCCGATCCCCAGATCCCCAGGCTCACCTGGCGGGACGCAGCCAGCGCCGAAATATGCGGCAACGGCGTAGCGATTTCCCATGTGCCTCCCGCAACCTGGATGGGCAGGGCGATCTTCTCCTGAAAAAAAATTTCGGGATCTCCGTAAAAAACGTCTCCCTCGGGCCCGAGACCATCCGCCCCCCGCAACGCCACAGGCATCTCCAACGTTTCCAGGCCCACATCCCTAAACAACTGATCCACATCCAACCGGGCACTGACCACCCCCCAGAACGCCCCGGCCCTGTGCTCCGCCGGTATGACGTTGGAAGCCAGATAAACCGGCGCCCGGGCAAAGAGAAACCCGCCACCCTGAATGGATTTTACCGGACCGGCAAGAATCATTTTTCCGCTATCCCGCGCCCGGATCACGGCATCTACCTGATGTGGCAGCTCCTGATAGCGTTTGCCCAACACCATCCGGTTTTCCTCTAGCGGATAGACATAGCGGATTACCATGTCCGGGGCGGCGCCGATGCTGCGAATGTGGGATTCCTGGCGAAAAAGATACCGGCAATAGGCATCAAACTCTTCCGCATCCAGGTCCGGACGCACCGCGATATATGACGCCAGCGCCCCCAACTGATAAAAATCCTTCACCAGCTGATATTCAATTCGATACTGAATCATAGACAGGTCATTAAGGATTTTCAGGCGGGTTTCCCGTCGGGTATTTTCCTGGACAATCCGGCTCACAACCAGCGCGGCAGCCAAAATACATACGATCAGAATCAGGCCAAAGCCCAGATGCATCAGAATTTGCCGGCTTTTTTCAGTCCTGGCCAGCCGGGAAAATATTTCTGGCATCCTGTATCCCATGCGGAAACAATCCCTTCATTATTACAGAAAGTATAAAGACGGCATGTTTAAGATTTTCTTACAATGTCTTTATGCAATATCTTTGCACCCTATAATAGAATGAGTTGAGCCAACCTATTCACAATTCACTCTAGTCTTGTGACTCTGAGATTCGTATCATATTTGTAGCAGGCTATTCGAATTTCAGAGTCAACAAGAAGACTGGTTAATTATTTGACTCTAGTGTGGTTTCTGAATTTGAAGTTCCTAAGTCATATGACATAATCAATAACAGGAACTTCAATTTCACCACACTAGCGCACCTGGCAGGTTCTATCCCTGCCTCAGTGACAGGCAATGGTGATTCCGCGTTTTTCCAGATATTTCTGATGATAGTCTTCCGCCGGCCAGAACGTGCCGGCAGGTACAATTTCGGTCACCACGGGATTGTTCCAGCGCCCGGAACGATCGGCTTTTTCCCGCGATGCTTCGGCAAGGCGTTTTTGGGTATCGTCCAGATAAAAGATGGCGGAACGGTATTGCGACCCCACATCCGGCCCCTGGCGATGATAGGTGGTGGGATCATGAAAGTCCCAGAACTTTTCCAGCAGGTCTTCATAGCTGATGACCGCGGGATCAAAGGTAACTTCCACGGCTTCCGCATGGCCCGTTGTATCGGCGCAAACATCCTCATAGGTCGGATTGTCATAATGACCGCCAATGTAACCGACCCGTGTGGCCACAACCCCCTCGACCTTGCTGAAGTTCAATTCCACGCCCCAGAAACAGCCCGCGGCAAAAATTGCTCTTTCTTCTTTCATGGTGCCTTCTCCTGGATATATTCTATTTTTTATTAATTATTAATAAGTTGTAGAGCTTTTTAGAATTTATAAATTTTTTCTTGTTTTTAGTGGCCCAAGCCCCTATTTATCATAAAGAATATTTAACATTGGAAGTGTGTTATTTCCTGTGGACGCTTTGCGGACAGGTTTCGTCTGTCCGCATGCTTCCCGCATACCTCCAATGGTCGAATATATAGTGTAAGGTATTGATCATGAAACTCACCAGATTATTTTTCTTCTTTCTGACATATCTGACGGTATTTTTAACCGCCTTTAGCGTCCAGGCCGATGATCTGCTGCGTGAAGCCCGGGACTATTTTTCCCCGCTGCCGGAAAAAGCCCCCGCCCGCCCCGATAACCCAATTACGCCGGAAAAAGTGGCGCTGGGGAAAATGCTGTATTTTGAGCCGCGTCTGTCAAAAAGTTGGGTCTTCAGCTGCAACAGCTGCCATAACGTGGCCACGGCCGGCGTGGATATGCGCCCCAAATCCATCGGCCATCGCTGGCAGCTTGGCGGTCGCAATTCCCCGACCGTTCTGAACGCCGTCTTTAACGAAAGCCAGTTCTGGGACGGGCGTGCCGAAACCCTTGAGGAACAGGCAAAGGGGCCGATCACCAATCCGGTGGAAATGGCCCATAGCGAAGAGATGGCGGTGAAAACTCTGTCCGCAATTCCGGCTTATGTGGAGCGGTTTAAGGCGGCGTTCCCGGACGAACAGAACCCGCTCACCTATACCAATGCGGCCAAGGCCATTGCCGCCTTTGAAGCGGCCGAACTGCGCACCCCCGATGCGCCTTTTGATCAATATCTGAAAGGGGATACAAACGCTCTCACCGCGCAACAAAAGCGCGGCCTCAGGGCGTTCATGGATTATGGCTGCACCGCTTGTCATTCCGGGGTCAATCTGGGCGGCAACGGGTTCTTCCGGTTCGGCGTCTTCAACCTGCCGGATGAACAGGTTCTGCCGCGAAACGACAAGGGGCTCCAGGACCTCACTGGTGACGAGGCCGACGCCTATGTGTTCCGGACCCCCACCCTGCGCAATGTGGCGCTTACTGCCCCCTATTTCCATTCCGGCGCCGTATGGGACCTGGGGGAAGCCGTGCGCATTATGGCCGAAAGTCAGTTGGGCGAAACCCTGACCAACAATGAGGTGGCCGATATTGTGGCTTTTCTGGAAAGCCTGACCGGCAAGCAGCCGGAAATCGCCCTGCCGGTTCTTCCGATCGGTCCGGCCACCATGAATAAACCCGATGAAGGCTAACCAGAACTTGCCAAATTAGAGCTTATCAGGGCGGGAGCCTTCCGGACTCCGTTTCCAGGACTCTCCGGAAAGCTCCAAAACAAAGAGGGAGCCATTTGGCTCCCTCTGCGTTAACCGCTTCTAAAATACATTGCGAATTGATGACCGCGTCATCTGCCATGTTTTAGGTTCTCATCCGGATATATCCGGATAGCCTACATCATCGCGATCTTCCGAAGCCCCCTTCCGCCGCCCCCGCGCAGGCGGGAGCCCAAAGTCTTTGGTGATGGCTGGATTGCCGCCTTCGCGGCAATGACGAAGGAGAAGCGGCAAGGACAATGAAGGGGAATCAACGTCATCGCGACCCCCGGAAGGGGGACGACGATCCACAAAGGTATATGGCTTGCTTCATCGCTGGCGCTCACTCGCCATGACGTGTCCATCTTCATCACAATTCACACGAGACCTTATCCCTCAGGCGCCTCGCCTCAGCGCCGTTGAAGTTTGTCGATATAATATCCCTGGAACATGTGAATGCCGATTTCCTGGCCGAAATGAACGGCTTGCTCGCTATCACAATGGCAGAAAATCAACCGCATTTTGCCATGCAGCTTCAGGGCCTCGATCACCTTGAGCCGTTCAACATCCTGCACCATGGCCGGATACGCCTTGGACCAGCGAATTTTCAGAAAATCCACATTCAGCAGCTTCCGGTCCAGAACACAAACCGATTGCAGGTCCATGGCGTCAATGGACATCTTGCAGCCCTGCGCAGCCAATTTCCTCTGCGCCTCGTAATAGGCGCCGATGTCGGAAAGCACATCAAACAGTTTCATTTCCAGAATCAGCGGCTGGGAAGAAACCTGTTTATACTCCTGAATAAAGCTGTCAAAGGACGGGGACAGAACGGTGTCCACATTGATGTTGATGCTTTTAACAGTAGTAAAATCCCTAATCTGACTGATCAGCGCCTGTTGCAACTTGATATCAAAGGTGCGGGTCAACCGCTGAAACAGCCATTTGTCCGCATGCAGGTCATATCCTGGCAGAATGGTGTTTTTGATTTCGTCTACGGAAATGAAAATTTCCGTAAAAACCGGTTGCGGCGGGGCATTCCCCACAATGACGCAGGCATCCTGACGGCCGATCAGACGGCTGATGTCCATATTCTGCAAGCCGCGCTCCAGCTTGTCCAGCTCCAAGGGGCCCATGGGCGGCACCTCCGGTTGCCGCAGAAGCGGGTTATATAATGGGCGGGTCGTGGCGGTTTTCCTGTCTTTCCCGGCCAAGGAAGCGCCCCCCTCAACGGTTTTCTGAGGCATAGCATGGGCGTTGACCTTCTTATCCAGCTTCTCCACCAGTTTCTTAAGGCTCGGCAACGCGCCCCCGGCCGGTTTCGGCGCGTCAGATTCCTCCGCGTTAGGAGAGCTGCCTTCTTCGCTCTTCAGGGTTTCCACCTTGCCTAGAAAGGCGGTAAAATCCTTTTCCAGATCATACCAGTCACATAATTCCTCGTCCCGGCCGGCATCCAGATATTGTTGTAATACCGGCGACTCCTTGACCGCCCGGCGGGCTTCCAGCACGGCCCGATCCAAAGCCGTCACACTGGCGTTTTTGCAGACAAAAAACAGATCAAAATTACCGAGCCAGAACAGGCGGCCATCATTTTTGTGGACCAAACTATTAAAGGCCGTGGCGATTTTCCGGCGGTGAACGGGTTGTTTGTGCAGGCGGTCCAGCAGCGAAAAATGCAAATGCAGCGCCCGAAAGCCTTTGGGGTGACGGCGCAAGGATCGGGCATAGCTGTACAGATCGTCAACCTGAGACGGCGGGGCCGAGCTTTCCGCGTATAGAGACCTTTTTTCAGATTGCATGCCTGAACGCTATCCGAGCTTCGCTGATGAGTGTATCTTTTTGCCGTATCATGCCCAATATCATATCGGGGCAATGGTTAAAATTTAGTATTAATTTTTTACATCTTGTGCAGCCACCAGGCCGTTTCGTTGATGGAATAAAATGGCCGGTAATGGACCACCGCCTGAGCGCGCACCACGTAGGGGATCTGGTTATCCAGAACCCAGGCGGTCTTGCCCTCATATACCACTAGCACCGCATGCGCCACATCCAGATTGGTATCCTGGACCACCACAATCCGCATATTTTCCGGCGGGATGCCCAGCTCCTTCAGAGAATAATATTTGGCAATGGCGTAATCCTCGCAATCCCCGTCCTTGGTGAAAAACTGCCTTAAAGTGGCCCAATAGTCCTTGACCCCCCAGTTGACAATGTCGGTGATATAGGGGGCCCGGTTCATATAACGGTTCACCTCATCCAGCTGCGTGGCGAAATCCTGCCCCTTAAGTGCTGCGATCAAATCCTTCCACTCATCCACCGGACACCGGAAATTGGCCGTAACCCGACAGGGCCCTTTGCGCCGGGCGCCAGGGCGGGTTTCTTCAGCATGTCGTTCGACCATGCTGTTCCATTTCTTGAAGGCGGATAGCTGGGTGCTGCGCACCTCCCGGGACCCAAACAGCCCCGTCTCTTGGGCCACGGCGCGGGAACTGCCGGAACCGACCAGAACAAGACCCAGTGCCACAACAAAACACGGAATCACAACCCGGGAAATCATCACCAGAAAACGACGGAAACAATATCCAGAAGACATCACCCCCAAAGACATCTGGCGGCCCCTCCCCCAACCTGTTCCGGCTCCTGAGGCCGGGGGCAAAGGGCTTGTCCATCCCGACCGAGACTCCCCCCTCCCATTATCAATGCAGATCCCCACCTGATTTCTAAACATCAACAGGTCCTAATAAAAAACTTTATTTATTAATAACTTGCAACACTATAATATCATGGACGATAATCAGTAAATATCTTCCGAGCGGACCGGGAACCTTTTTTAAACTTCTTATGAGTATGATATTGATTATAGGCAGAGGATGGTTACCGCTTTCTTAATTTTCAGAAAGCGCACCGTGTTAAAGGACCAATAAGCTTTTAAAAAAACACAAACAGGTCTCAGAGGGCTGGATATAATGGCGGACTTTTCCCCCTGGAAAATCAGAAGCGCAGGCGCCGTAATTGCCGTGCTGGTCCTGGCAGCGGCGGTAGCCGCCATGATCTTTGCGCTCAAACTCGCAGACGCGGAAAAGACCCGGGATGAAATCACCTGGCAACAGCAGATGTCGGTGATCGTGGCCGGCCGGGAAGCCGCCATTGAAGACTGGCTGGAAGAACAGACCACGGCGCTGTCGCGACTGGCGGATAACGCGGCCTTACGCATTTATCTTGCCCATGTGATTGAAGACAACGCCCCGACAGGTGAGAAGAACGAAGAGGCGCTGGCGCAAATGGTCTATCTGGAAAATCAGCTTCTCGCCCACGCCCAGCGTTACGGATACGCCCCTTCCCGCCCGGAAGGCATCGCCGACATCGGGGCCAGTCTCGATACCGTGCCCACGGCGGGGCTGGCGCTGACCACCCCTGAAGGGCAGCTTTTGGTTTCCACGCCGGCCATGCCCCCGGTAACCCGCCCCATTGCCGCGTATCTGGAAGCCGGGGCCGGCAGCGATCCCATAATATACGGCCCCTATCCGGGGGCCACCGGCGCCCCCCAGATTGCCTTTGTCACGCCGGTGTTCGGGGTTCAAGAGGATGAAACCGGCCTGGCTCTAGGGGTATTGGTGGGCATCAAGATTTTGGACCAGTCATTCTACAAGAAACTGCACCAACCCGGCGACATGGCACGCACGGCAAAAAGTTACCTGATCCGTCGCAACAACGGGATTATTGAATATCTTTCGCCAATCGAAAGAAGCAATGGCGACCGACACGCCCCACTGACCCTGCTGATGGACGAAAATACCCCGTCTTTGATCGCGGCCGAGGTCAGTAAAAATCCGGGAAGTTTTGTCCAGGGGCTGGATTATGACGGCAGGAAAGTCATGGCCACCGGCCGGCACATTCAGGGCACGGACTGGACCCTGGTGCGCAGCGTTGAAGCAAAGGAAATCCTCGGCCAGGTGGAAGAACGCCGGCGCAACATCATCTGGATTTCCGGTCTGATTATTGTGACGGTGGCGGTATTGTTGCTGTTGATCTGGCGGCATGGTGTATCCGTCCGGGTCAGCGAAGCGGCCAAACGCCAACGCGCCCTGACAGCTAAATTTGAAAAGCTGAGCCATTTTATGGAAGTGGTCACCGACAGCCAGCCCACGTCGATCACGGCAGTGGATGAAAACGGTCAGTACACATTCGCCAACCGGCAAGCGGAAAAGGAGCTGGGGCTGATGCGCAATGACATTGTGGGGCAGCCGGTGAAGAAAATCCTGGATCCGGCCCTGGCCCGCGAAACCCTTTCTCATGTGCAAGAAGTTCTGGATGAAGGCCAACCCGTTTCCCGCCTTGAGACCCAGGAAGAAAACCGGACGACGGTCAAGGCCGATTATCTGCCGTTGATGGTGGGACCGGAAAAAGGAGTGTTGATCGTGCGGGAAGATATTTCCCTGCTGGTGCGCGAACGGGAACGACGGGAACAGGCATTGAAAAACCTGGTGCAGACCCTGACCATGATCATTGACCGGCGCGATCCTTACAGCGCCAGGCATTCCACCCGGGTCAGCCAGGTGGCCCGGACCCTGGCCCGGGAAATGGAATGTGACGAAATTACCGTGGAGACCGCAGAAATTGCCGGGGCGCTGATGAATCTGGGAAAGATTCTCGTGCCGCGGGAAGTGCTGACACGACCGGGG from the Luteithermobacter gelatinilyticus genome contains:
- a CDS encoding HD domain-containing phosphohydrolase, coding for MADFSPWKIRSAGAVIAVLVLAAAVAAMIFALKLADAEKTRDEITWQQQMSVIVAGREAAIEDWLEEQTTALSRLADNAALRIYLAHVIEDNAPTGEKNEEALAQMVYLENQLLAHAQRYGYAPSRPEGIADIGASLDTVPTAGLALTTPEGQLLVSTPAMPPVTRPIAAYLEAGAGSDPIIYGPYPGATGAPQIAFVTPVFGVQEDETGLALGVLVGIKILDQSFYKKLHQPGDMARTAKSYLIRRNNGIIEYLSPIERSNGDRHAPLTLLMDENTPSLIAAEVSKNPGSFVQGLDYDGRKVMATGRHIQGTDWTLVRSVEAKEILGQVEERRRNIIWISGLIIVTVAVLLLLIWRHGVSVRVSEAAKRQRALTAKFEKLSHFMEVVTDSQPTSITAVDENGQYTFANRQAEKELGLMRNDIVGQPVKKILDPALARETLSHVQEVLDEGQPVSRLETQEENRTTVKADYLPLMVGPEKGVLIVREDISLLVRERERREQALKNLVQTLTMIIDRRDPYSARHSTRVSQVARTLAREMECDEITVETAEIAGALMNLGKILVPREVLTRPGELSSEELITVRESIQKSADMLEGLEFEGPVVETLRQIRAHWDGSGSPAGLSGEDILLPARIIAVANAFVAMVSARAHRPGLDMEEAAMILMNDADRIYDRRPVAALLNYLENKGGLEAWKSFGQPPESPASAPHAQEKRQKAEEQGIENTSPAPKGPGKDPETG
- a CDS encoding helix-turn-helix domain-containing protein, whose protein sequence is MSRNAPPDVGRKIKELRSHRHLTLEQLAQASGVSKSMLSQIERGRTNPTVATLWSLTGALGVALSDLLDSGSDGPDRHDIEVLKTHQTPEIQSADGKCSLRILGPIDLVSRTEWYDMTLEPGGILESEAHAPGTREHLTVLQGRLRVSNGIRHQDLEKGDTARYDADTPHAIENPGNKPARAILMVLTA
- a CDS encoding EAL domain-containing protein; this encodes MQSEKRSLYAESSAPPSQVDDLYSYARSLRRHPKGFRALHLHFSLLDRLHKQPVHRRKIATAFNSLVHKNDGRLFWLGNFDLFFVCKNASVTALDRAVLEARRAVKESPVLQQYLDAGRDEELCDWYDLEKDFTAFLGKVETLKSEEGSSPNAEESDAPKPAGGALPSLKKLVEKLDKKVNAHAMPQKTVEGGASLAGKDRKTATTRPLYNPLLRQPEVPPMGPLELDKLERGLQNMDISRLIGRQDACVIVGNAPPQPVFTEIFISVDEIKNTILPGYDLHADKWLFQRLTRTFDIKLQQALISQIRDFTTVKSININVDTVLSPSFDSFIQEYKQVSSQPLILEMKLFDVLSDIGAYYEAQRKLAAQGCKMSIDAMDLQSVCVLDRKLLNVDFLKIRWSKAYPAMVQDVERLKVIEALKLHGKMRLIFCHCDSEQAVHFGQEIGIHMFQGYYIDKLQRR
- a CDS encoding cytochrome-c peroxidase, with protein sequence MKLTRLFFFFLTYLTVFLTAFSVQADDLLREARDYFSPLPEKAPARPDNPITPEKVALGKMLYFEPRLSKSWVFSCNSCHNVATAGVDMRPKSIGHRWQLGGRNSPTVLNAVFNESQFWDGRAETLEEQAKGPITNPVEMAHSEEMAVKTLSAIPAYVERFKAAFPDEQNPLTYTNAAKAIAAFEAAELRTPDAPFDQYLKGDTNALTAQQKRGLRAFMDYGCTACHSGVNLGGNGFFRFGVFNLPDEQVLPRNDKGLQDLTGDEADAYVFRTPTLRNVALTAPYFHSGAVWDLGEAVRIMAESQLGETLTNNEVADIVAFLESLTGKQPEIALPVLPIGPATMNKPDEG
- the msrA gene encoding peptide-methionine (S)-S-oxide reductase MsrA, with product MKEERAIFAAGCFWGVELNFSKVEGVVATRVGYIGGHYDNPTYEDVCADTTGHAEAVEVTFDPAVISYEDLLEKFWDFHDPTTYHRQGPDVGSQYRSAIFYLDDTQKRLAEASREKADRSGRWNNPVVTEIVPAGTFWPAEDYHQKYLEKRGITIACH
- a CDS encoding glycine C-acetyltransferase; amino-acid sequence: MSEKYTTYLRGQLEALKEAGLYKRERTITSPQQAVVRVAEQAGQDFINFCANNYLGLANDPRLVAAAKQALDDYGYGMSSVRFICGTQSIHKELERKLADFLGTEDVILYPSCFDANAGLFEALLGEEDAIISDALNHASIIDGVRLCKAKRFRYANNDMQALEDCLKQAQDCRFRLIATDGVFSMDGILANLPAICDLAEKYDALVMVDDSHAVGFMGESGAGTPEFWGVQDRVHILTGTLGKAMGGASGGYTAARREIVDWLRQRSRPYLFSNTLAPVIAATSCTVIDMLKESGELRRRLHDNARYFRTRMEEAGFTLAGADHPIIPVMLGDARLAGEMADRLLEEGIFVIGFSYPVVPRGEARIRTQMSAAHTFEQIDKAVDAFVRIGRELGVLNGEGQKK
- the tdh gene encoding L-threonine 3-dehydrogenase, whose translation is MKALVKAKAEEGIWLEDIPEPEIGPNDVLVKVRKTAICGTDIHIYNWDKWAQDTIPVPMQVGHEFCGEIVDMGSEVQGLALGQRVSAEGHVTCGHCRNCRAGKRHLCRNTEGIGVNRPGAFAEYIAVPAVNICPLPDSISDDLGAILDPFGNAAHTALSFDLVGEDVLITGAGPIGIMAVAIARHVGARNVVVTDVNDYRLGIAKQMGATRAVNVTRQNLRDVMADLHMHEGFDVGLEMSGVPAAFGDMLETLNHGGKVALLGLLPQDTGVNWNHVIFKGLEIHGIYGRKMFETWYKMIAMLESGLDLSPVLTHHFEISEFQEGFDVMRSGHSGKVILDWQTR
- a CDS encoding ATP-binding protein; amino-acid sequence: MPEIFSRLARTEKSRQILMHLGFGLILIVCILAAALVVSRIVQENTRRETRLKILNDLSMIQYRIEYQLVKDFYQLGALASYIAVRPDLDAEEFDAYCRYLFRQESHIRSIGAAPDMVIRYVYPLEENRMVLGKRYQELPHQVDAVIRARDSGKMILAGPVKSIQGGGFLFARAPVYLASNVIPAEHRAGAFWGVVSARLDVDQLFRDVGLETLEMPVALRGADGLGPEGDVFYGDPEIFFQEKIALPIQVAGGTWEIATPLPHISALAASRQVSLGIWGSGIFLIVVVALFTAQRIRFLIDRYDIQARLERALFQAEKANRAKSKFLAQMSHELRTPLNAIIGFSDILKNPAHNKIGPEKYAEYARDINESGIHLLQIINDILDLSKVEAGKFDVHEETVWIDELVPQVIRLTKETAQQKNLTVESDVAEPLPGLVADERLMKQVMINLLVNAIKYTPPGGHVKIRAVYDEGAGMTISVSDTGIGMSAEEIKVALEPFGQIESYLTRSYQGTGLGLPLVKAFVELQGGELFLESLPNKGTTARVTFPPHLTVMS
- a CDS encoding transglutaminase-like cysteine peptidase, translated to MSLGVMSSGYCFRRFLVMISRVVIPCFVVALGLVLVGSGSSRAVAQETGLFGSREVRSTQLSAFKKWNSMVERHAEETRPGARRKGPCRVTANFRCPVDEWKDLIAALKGQDFATQLDEVNRYMNRAPYITDIVNWGVKDYWATLRQFFTKDGDCEDYAIAKYYSLKELGIPPENMRIVVVQDTNLDVAHAVLVVYEGKTAWVLDNQIPYVVRAQAVVHYRPFYSINETAWWLHKM